Proteins encoded within one genomic window of Gracilimonas sp.:
- a CDS encoding type III polyketide synthase, protein MPVFIHDISTSVPPFSSDQQHIREVMKKHIGTDRKTRALIHRIYTQSGIEKRHSVIEDFVPNQNGTLFFNGEVKSNPGTATRNQVYETESKKLFVDVSRQLLADNPHLSSDEITHVITVSCTGFYAPGPDYEIVKALKLKPSTQRFHVGFMGCYAAFPALKMAQSFCIADPDAVVLLVSAELCTLHFQFKNDIDNLLSGSVFSDGAAGIIVSSKAPKKQSFELTQFASSLAPNGEKDMAWTIGDAGFDMILSTYVPDIIRDNLEPAIQPLYDQYHLSGKDIDYWALHPGGRSIIDKIESVLELEHHQVSASRDVLAKYGNMSSATVLFVLKRLMNSKLEHGQNIMSMAFGPGLTIESSLMAVHHPK, encoded by the coding sequence ATGCCTGTTTTCATTCACGACATATCTACCTCCGTTCCCCCATTCTCCAGCGACCAACAGCATATTCGAGAGGTCATGAAGAAGCATATTGGCACGGATCGAAAAACCCGGGCTCTCATTCACCGAATATACACCCAGTCCGGGATTGAAAAACGCCACTCGGTAATAGAAGATTTTGTACCTAATCAAAATGGTACATTGTTTTTTAACGGAGAAGTAAAAAGCAATCCCGGCACAGCCACTCGAAATCAGGTTTACGAAACCGAATCGAAAAAACTTTTTGTAGATGTAAGCAGGCAGCTACTTGCGGATAATCCTCACCTTTCTTCAGATGAAATTACGCATGTAATTACCGTTTCTTGTACTGGATTTTACGCTCCGGGCCCGGATTATGAAATTGTGAAAGCCCTGAAATTGAAACCCTCAACCCAGCGGTTTCATGTGGGATTCATGGGATGTTACGCCGCTTTTCCCGCTCTTAAAATGGCACAATCTTTTTGCATTGCTGACCCTGATGCCGTAGTGTTATTAGTAAGTGCTGAGTTATGTACCCTTCACTTTCAGTTTAAAAATGACATTGACAATTTACTTTCAGGGTCGGTTTTTTCTGATGGTGCAGCCGGTATAATTGTATCCTCGAAAGCCCCAAAAAAGCAAAGTTTTGAACTCACTCAATTTGCATCATCGTTAGCCCCAAACGGAGAAAAAGATATGGCTTGGACGATCGGTGATGCCGGATTTGATATGATACTTTCAACCTACGTCCCGGATATTATCCGGGATAATCTGGAGCCGGCCATTCAGCCACTTTATGATCAATATCACCTTTCGGGAAAGGACATTGATTATTGGGCTCTTCATCCCGGCGGACGGTCAATTATTGATAAAATAGAAAGTGTTTTGGAGTTAGAACATCACCAGGTTTCGGCATCCCGCGATGTGCTTGCCAAATATGGAAATATGAGTAGTGCCACCGTCTTATTTGTATTAAAACGATTAATGAACTCTAAACTTGAACACGGGCAAAATATCATGTCCATGGCGTTCGGTCCGGGGCTTACAATCGAAAGCAGTCTGATGGCAGTGCATCATCCTAAATGA
- a CDS encoding MATE family efflux transporter — translation MRNQQKEIKEEGLKLMAIGSPIIATQLMRMGLNFTDTVMAGNLSALDLAAVAIGNAIYMPIGIFCMATLIAINPIVSQFLGARKFEEIGKSARQMFWLVLMLAIPCFFLIRNLDIVMNLVGVTSEIIPIADGYLKAISWGILPLLAYAGVRYFSEGLSVTKPAMYIAAVSLVLNVGANYVLMYGKLGFPPLGAIGTGYATSIINLFGAIVFLSFTFSFKPFKRFNIFARTTGPEWKYIGELIKVGVPNGISSTMEVLLFATVSLLMGTLSVKAAAAHQIAINVAATMFMIPFGLSMAISQRVGFSLGQGSIEKARFRGFIGIAMCAGIMTFTALFLFLAPDFIIGIYTNDIEVARVAVSLIFMAAIFQISDGLQVGAFGALRGLKDTRIPMVVNFISYWLIGFPIGYILGISMGYGPEGLWIGLICGLTVAAALHNYRFNKLTKAR, via the coding sequence ATGAGGAATCAACAAAAAGAAATAAAAGAAGAAGGCCTGAAATTAATGGCCATTGGTAGCCCTATTATCGCGACACAGCTTATGCGTATGGGGCTTAACTTTACCGATACCGTCATGGCGGGTAATCTTTCTGCGCTCGACTTGGCCGCAGTTGCCATTGGGAATGCCATTTACATGCCCATTGGAATTTTCTGCATGGCAACCCTTATCGCCATAAATCCTATTGTCTCTCAATTTTTGGGAGCACGTAAGTTTGAAGAAATTGGTAAAAGTGCGCGTCAAATGTTTTGGCTGGTACTGATGCTCGCTATTCCTTGCTTTTTCCTGATTCGAAATCTCGATATTGTAATGAACTTAGTGGGAGTGACATCTGAAATTATTCCCATTGCGGATGGGTATTTAAAAGCCATTTCATGGGGAATCCTTCCCTTATTGGCATATGCGGGTGTCCGCTATTTCAGCGAAGGATTGTCCGTCACCAAACCAGCCATGTATATAGCTGCAGTCAGTCTGGTTCTAAATGTAGGTGCCAATTATGTTTTAATGTATGGAAAATTGGGGTTTCCTCCATTAGGAGCTATAGGAACCGGCTATGCTACTTCCATTATCAATTTATTTGGAGCAATCGTCTTTCTCTCTTTTACTTTTTCTTTCAAACCATTTAAGCGGTTTAATATTTTTGCACGAACTACCGGACCGGAATGGAAGTATATCGGTGAGTTAATCAAAGTAGGTGTTCCAAATGGAATCAGTTCGACTATGGAAGTTTTGCTTTTTGCCACCGTGAGTTTGCTCATGGGGACGTTAAGTGTGAAAGCAGCAGCAGCCCATCAAATTGCGATTAATGTGGCGGCTACCATGTTTATGATTCCTTTCGGACTTTCAATGGCCATTTCTCAACGGGTGGGTTTTTCTCTTGGGCAGGGCTCAATTGAAAAAGCACGGTTTCGCGGTTTTATAGGTATCGCAATGTGCGCAGGAATTATGACTTTCACGGCTCTATTCCTTTTCCTCGCACCAGACTTTATCATAGGCATTTATACCAATGATATAGAAGTAGCTCGTGTAGCTGTTTCCCTGATATTTATGGCAGCTATATTCCAGATTTCCGATGGCCTTCAGGTAGGGGCATTTGGGGCTTTACGAGGATTGAAAGATACCCGAATCCCCATGGTTGTAAACTTTATCTCATACTGGTTAATAGGATTTCCAATTGGATACATTCTCGGTATCTCCATGGGTTACGGCCCTGAAGGACTTTGGATTGGATTGATTTGCGGGTTAACTGTTGCGGCTGCTTTACATAATTATCGGTTTAATAAACTTACTAAAGCACGGTAG
- a CDS encoding ATP-binding protein, with amino-acid sequence MKSPIKNKTWVLAFLLTLVALSYGLFEIWIEHGQLDESERAELANESINHALQRYYRFQSDFIHQSNNLFEYTRQQLEDSAPLTSILEEVENEYDFWGTSLFKDKDKELILWSGFGAQNILGYLGGESKEAFVGIEQSNNVTFISYRAPINIQRADSVSKFYLFTRQRIQQENILPIRGASELSPSALFQSKSEYPVRFSFFDEPPRDPQFSTNLSTQSVDSVGVIYTLNEDYAVYRAAKENQFFIYRAIFYALLISLVALFLISISQELSTWKSLLLKLFALISAWLFFSNIEYGIGWIELFNTLLEKDFSIAIPFIEYCIHSIFILLITVVCYNPLLNAEFNSDEKPKFTLFLTFFFLGILSSFLLYFFLFETYSLFVQSSIPVLDLEVFPDWQTLLFYVISGVFVLSVTFLLSLLGWFLMNLSKKSYFIPFSLMITGFASGIFLITTLNLYPVQSLWILLTTVTFFAIILICIVQAYKNKSVFSRASHLRLFLLFSFFAVCITYIAMYKGYSDRLNNQLEEAAQLFVEEEATEAERIARDLLTNLQQSMSELSALDLIEKPAFVENIFTQQTQQLISEGWESFSISTQLVNNEGEIIGEYSSNLDSPAWTRAFNMLSLVIPFQEERIRINNLRPVVRERPLNEANSNYSSFRRAWIPLYENNSETRIGWILCSVYRERPQFNKPLRAVIASEGRKNWNASISITEYIDGSAARRNIVGTPLDLPGYLRLPDELTQKIQQESIYQRVSGLANQSIRELFIATSDQQIIRAATKQPGPDNHLFSVFRFFFSILIAGLIILGTIFWESDLKLLGHNKRFRDRLIDRFIFASLICLMALIATTYYAIKNQNQKSVQDQLLNKLQNLTEAVSLHETQSPNSSQIPLNELTSTLDADASLYRNKTVDISTTGQIYSQHLLPRLLPWDVYESIYNKGNNQVTRKLKLGSQELLIGYQPWLNEEAEIAGIIAIPTFLEAPKFNEQLLSTTSYLLGFYVIIFGLFTLGAALISTQLTAPLEALREGLKKISGGNLETTLPVKSQDEIGSLTNAYNVMVYRLKDLQKDLAKAEREAAWKEMAQQVAHEIKNPLTPMKLNLQHLKRQLNVSDEDFNKMKPQIEKITANMIGQIESLSKIASDFSKFAQPTDEEFKPVEINGLLSTVAELYDTDQKFIIEINLSEKELWVNGVEDELRRVLINLVKNAHEAMPNGGKIILSSALDKNNKSINIFIKDNGEGIPEESSNQIFVPNFSTKSSGTGLGLAITKKIVEEHGGSITFTSTPGKGTTFRVELPNK; translated from the coding sequence TTGAAATCTCCTATCAAAAATAAAACTTGGGTTCTTGCCTTCCTGTTAACTCTGGTAGCACTTAGCTATGGCTTGTTTGAAATTTGGATTGAACACGGCCAACTTGATGAATCAGAACGAGCTGAACTTGCCAACGAGTCCATCAATCATGCATTGCAGCGATATTACAGATTTCAGTCTGACTTTATACATCAAAGCAATAACCTGTTTGAATATACACGTCAACAATTAGAAGATTCGGCTCCCTTAACATCCATTCTGGAAGAGGTGGAAAATGAATACGATTTTTGGGGCACATCTTTATTCAAGGATAAGGATAAAGAACTTATCCTTTGGTCAGGTTTTGGGGCTCAAAATATTTTAGGTTATTTAGGAGGGGAAAGTAAAGAAGCATTTGTTGGGATAGAACAAAGTAATAATGTTACGTTTATAAGTTACAGAGCTCCAATCAACATCCAGCGTGCAGATTCCGTCTCAAAATTCTACCTTTTTACCCGACAGCGAATACAGCAAGAAAATATTCTGCCTATAAGGGGCGCCTCAGAATTATCTCCTTCTGCTCTCTTTCAATCCAAATCTGAATACCCTGTTCGCTTTAGTTTCTTTGACGAACCTCCCCGGGATCCTCAATTCAGTACAAATTTATCTACCCAGAGCGTTGATTCCGTAGGAGTCATTTATACCTTAAATGAAGATTACGCGGTCTATCGTGCCGCAAAAGAAAATCAATTTTTTATATATCGAGCCATATTTTATGCGCTTCTCATCTCGTTAGTTGCTCTTTTTTTAATTTCGATTTCACAAGAATTAAGCACATGGAAATCTCTTCTCTTAAAACTATTTGCACTTATTTCAGCCTGGCTGTTTTTTTCAAACATTGAATACGGGATAGGGTGGATTGAGCTTTTCAATACCCTTTTGGAAAAGGATTTTTCCATAGCGATTCCATTTATTGAATACTGTATTCACTCCATTTTTATTTTACTGATTACCGTTGTTTGCTATAACCCACTTTTAAACGCGGAATTTAATTCGGATGAAAAACCAAAGTTTACTCTCTTTCTAACTTTTTTCTTTCTTGGTATTCTTAGTTCTTTTCTGCTCTACTTTTTTCTATTTGAGACCTATTCTTTGTTTGTCCAATCTTCAATTCCTGTTTTAGATTTAGAGGTATTTCCCGACTGGCAAACCTTGCTTTTTTATGTGATCTCAGGAGTTTTTGTATTGTCTGTCACTTTTCTGCTCAGCCTGCTTGGTTGGTTTCTGATGAATCTCAGTAAAAAGTCATATTTCATTCCGTTTTCGCTAATGATCACAGGCTTTGCATCAGGCATATTCCTTATTACTACATTGAATTTATATCCGGTACAATCATTATGGATTTTACTAACCACAGTGACATTTTTTGCGATTATACTAATTTGCATTGTTCAGGCTTATAAAAATAAATCTGTCTTTTCACGAGCTTCACACTTAAGGCTCTTTTTACTGTTTAGCTTCTTTGCCGTCTGCATCACGTACATTGCCATGTATAAGGGATACTCAGATAGACTTAACAATCAATTGGAAGAGGCTGCCCAGCTCTTTGTAGAAGAAGAAGCAACAGAAGCTGAACGTATCGCACGAGACTTGCTAACCAATCTTCAACAATCCATGTCAGAACTTTCTGCTTTGGATTTAATAGAAAAACCAGCTTTTGTTGAAAATATATTTACCCAACAAACTCAGCAATTAATTTCGGAGGGATGGGAAAGTTTTTCAATTTCCACACAATTGGTAAATAATGAAGGTGAAATTATAGGCGAGTACTCCTCAAATCTTGACTCTCCGGCCTGGACTCGTGCCTTTAATATGCTTTCGTTAGTGATTCCTTTTCAGGAAGAACGAATTCGAATAAACAATCTTCGGCCTGTAGTAAGAGAGCGTCCATTGAATGAAGCGAATTCTAACTATTCTTCTTTTCGGCGGGCGTGGATTCCTCTTTATGAAAATAATTCAGAAACGCGGATAGGATGGATCTTATGTTCGGTTTATCGCGAACGACCTCAATTTAACAAACCTCTTCGGGCAGTTATAGCCTCCGAGGGCCGTAAAAACTGGAATGCATCCATAAGTATTACTGAGTATATAGATGGTAGTGCGGCACGCAGAAATATTGTAGGCACTCCTCTTGATCTCCCAGGATATCTGCGATTACCGGATGAACTCACTCAAAAAATTCAGCAAGAATCTATTTATCAGCGCGTTTCCGGGCTCGCAAACCAAAGTATTCGTGAACTTTTTATTGCCACATCTGATCAACAGATTATTCGAGCTGCAACCAAACAACCGGGCCCTGACAACCACCTTTTTTCTGTTTTCAGATTCTTCTTTAGCATTTTAATAGCCGGCTTAATTATACTTGGAACCATATTTTGGGAAAGCGATCTAAAACTGCTGGGACATAACAAGAGATTCAGGGACCGACTGATCGACCGTTTTATTTTTGCTTCCCTCATTTGTTTAATGGCATTAATTGCAACCACTTATTATGCCATAAAAAACCAGAACCAAAAGAGCGTTCAGGATCAGCTATTAAATAAACTCCAAAATTTAACAGAAGCCGTATCCCTGCATGAAACACAATCGCCAAACAGTTCCCAAATCCCACTTAACGAGTTAACCTCTACTTTAGATGCAGACGCTTCGCTTTATCGAAACAAAACCGTGGATATATCTACAACCGGACAAATTTACAGTCAGCATTTATTGCCAAGACTATTGCCTTGGGATGTCTATGAATCCATCTATAACAAAGGGAATAACCAAGTCACACGAAAATTAAAACTCGGAAGTCAGGAATTACTGATCGGTTATCAGCCATGGCTGAATGAAGAGGCTGAAATTGCAGGTATCATTGCCATTCCCACTTTCTTGGAAGCGCCAAAATTCAATGAACAACTGCTTTCTACAACCAGTTATCTATTAGGTTTTTATGTGATTATTTTTGGGCTTTTCACACTTGGGGCAGCCCTTATTTCAACCCAGTTGACAGCCCCCCTTGAAGCCTTGCGTGAAGGGCTTAAAAAAATTTCCGGGGGGAATCTGGAAACCACCCTTCCTGTAAAAAGCCAGGATGAGATTGGTTCGCTGACCAATGCATACAATGTGATGGTATATCGCCTAAAGGATTTACAGAAAGATTTAGCGAAAGCTGAACGGGAAGCCGCATGGAAAGAAATGGCTCAGCAAGTTGCGCATGAGATCAAAAACCCGCTAACACCCATGAAACTGAACCTGCAACACCTGAAGCGGCAACTAAATGTATCCGATGAAGACTTCAACAAAATGAAACCTCAGATTGAAAAGATTACTGCAAACATGATTGGACAGATCGAGTCGTTAAGTAAAATTGCTTCCGACTTCTCAAAATTTGCACAACCTACTGATGAGGAATTTAAGCCTGTTGAAATAAATGGACTGCTCTCTACTGTTGCTGAACTATATGATACTGATCAAAAATTCATCATAGAAATAAATTTAAGTGAGAAAGAACTATGGGTGAACGGAGTTGAGGATGAACTGCGGAGAGTTTTGATAAACTTGGTCAAAAATGCACATGAGGCAATGCCCAATGGTGGTAAAATCATTTTAAGTTCAGCTTTAGATAAAAATAATAAATCCATCAATATCTTTATAAAAGATAACGGTGAAGGAATTCCCGAAGAAAGCAGCAATCAAATTTTTGTTCCGAACTTCTCCACTAAATCCAGTGGCACGGGATTGGGGCTTGCCATAACCAAAAAAATTGTGGAAGAACATGGTGGCAGTATCACATTTACTTCAACCCCGGGCAAAGGCACGACTTTCAGAGTTGAACTTCCCAATAAATGA
- a CDS encoding D-glycerate dehydrogenase, whose product MSTSSPHILVTEPIPQAVVSYLQNTGEVTVAQKGAYQSEEQLLQDLPKYDALLCMLSTPVTEKVLNKAKNLKIVANFAVGYDNIDVKAANKLGIKVANTPNVLTEACGDYAMGLLLALSRKFKEAEQYLRDGKFTGWEPLGFLGMELRGRTLGIIGMGRIGQAFAQRARAFGMNIIYHNRSPIDPKKEKALDAEYFNDHKELARRSDVLSLNCPLTEETHHLVDRELLKIMPQHALLINISRGAVIDEAVLAEALHDEIIGGAALDVFEEEPKVHPKLLSAPNTLLLPHIASATHKTREAIGMLAAEAITSVLQGKPDDEIPNLISR is encoded by the coding sequence TTGAGCACTTCTTCACCCCATATCTTAGTTACTGAGCCGATCCCACAAGCAGTTGTTTCCTATTTGCAGAACACCGGTGAAGTTACCGTAGCTCAAAAAGGTGCCTATCAATCTGAAGAGCAACTGCTACAGGATCTTCCAAAATACGACGCTCTTTTATGCATGCTCTCTACTCCGGTTACCGAAAAAGTATTAAACAAGGCCAAAAACCTGAAGATTGTCGCTAATTTTGCCGTAGGGTATGATAATATTGATGTTAAAGCAGCGAACAAACTTGGCATAAAAGTAGCCAATACTCCGAATGTACTTACTGAAGCCTGTGGAGATTATGCGATGGGATTGCTACTTGCCTTATCCCGGAAATTCAAAGAAGCTGAACAATACCTGAGAGACGGAAAATTTACCGGTTGGGAGCCGCTCGGGTTTCTGGGTATGGAATTACGGGGGCGAACTTTGGGAATCATTGGAATGGGAAGAATCGGACAAGCATTCGCCCAACGTGCACGGGCTTTTGGCATGAATATTATATATCACAACAGATCACCCATTGACCCTAAAAAGGAAAAAGCACTCGATGCTGAATATTTTAATGATCACAAAGAACTTGCCCGCCGAAGCGATGTACTTAGCCTAAACTGCCCCCTTACTGAGGAAACCCATCATTTGGTTGACAGAGAGCTCTTAAAAATAATGCCTCAGCATGCTTTACTCATAAATATTTCCCGGGGAGCTGTAATTGATGAGGCTGTTTTGGCAGAAGCTCTTCATGACGAAATTATTGGGGGTGCTGCCCTGGATGTTTTTGAAGAAGAGCCAAAAGTCCACCCAAAATTACTTAGTGCCCCGAATACATTATTGCTACCCCACATCGCTAGCGCTACACATAAAACCAGGGAAGCTATTGGTATGCTTGCTGCAGAAGCTATCACCTCGGTATTGCAAGGCAAACCAGATGATGAAATACCAAACTTGATTAGCCGCTAA